A stretch of the Clostridiales bacterium genome encodes the following:
- a CDS encoding ZIP family metal transporter, which yields MNIQILEGVLIPFLGTSLGAAMVFFLKKQISSGVQKALTGFAAGVMVAASFWSLLQPALESSASMGAFAFLPASLGFLIGVGFLLLLDMITPHMHMDRQNEGPRSGFKRTTKLILAVTLHNIPEGMAVGVVYAGFLAGDTGIAAAGALALALGIAIQNFPEGAIVSMPLLAEGMPKAKTFWMGVLSGAVEPVAAIITILAAGLVTPVMPYFLAFAAGAMMYVVVEELIPEMSEGPHSNIGTIAFSLGFVTMMILDVTLG from the coding sequence ATGAATATCCAAATTCTTGAGGGCGTTCTGATTCCCTTTCTGGGCACCAGCCTGGGAGCGGCAATGGTTTTCTTTCTGAAGAAACAGATCTCATCCGGCGTGCAGAAGGCGCTGACAGGCTTCGCGGCGGGCGTGATGGTGGCTGCATCCTTCTGGAGCCTTCTGCAGCCCGCGCTGGAGAGCAGCGCGAGCATGGGCGCGTTCGCTTTCCTGCCTGCCTCCCTCGGCTTCCTGATCGGCGTGGGTTTCCTGCTTCTGCTGGACATGATCACGCCGCACATGCATATGGACAGGCAGAATGAAGGCCCTCGCAGCGGCTTCAAACGCACCACAAAGCTGATTCTGGCCGTGACCCTTCACAATATTCCTGAGGGCATGGCGGTGGGCGTGGTGTATGCCGGCTTTCTCGCCGGTGACACCGGCATCGCCGCCGCTGGCGCGCTGGCGCTGGCGCTGGGGATCGCCATTCAGAATTTCCCGGAGGGAGCCATCGTTTCCATGCCGCTGCTGGCGGAGGGCATGCCGAAAGCAAAGACCTTCTGGATGGGCGTGCTATCCGGAGCGGTGGAGCCTGTGGCCGCGATCATCACCATCCTGGCTGCCGGGCTGGTGACGCCGGTCATGCCCTATTTTCTTGCCTTCGCCGCCGGGGCTATGATGTATGTGGTGGTGGAGGAGCTGATCCCGGAAATGTCGGAGGGACCGCATTCAAATATTGGTACGATCGCTTTCTCACTGGGCTTTGTGACTATGATGATTCTGGATGTCACGTTGGGATAA
- a CDS encoding class I SAM-dependent methyltransferase, with the protein MKPDYKNWMPKGMVYSFLFAFLGCGIAATVFGLLLPGGTLRTVLTVAFAVIAFVFCGLTVWAAQMYRAFDYNGKRQMARQIIEGTAACVKLPEGGKVLDVGCGSGALGIAVGKRNPKAEIIGIDRWGKEYASFSKALCESNAKAEGVSRITFQQGDATHLDFPDETFDAVVSNYVYHNIPGDRQQYLLETLRTLKKGGTFALHDIFSKSRYGDMQAFVKKLRDTGYSQVELIDTTDGRFMKKSEAAWMALSGSALLTGRK; encoded by the coding sequence ATGAAGCCTGATTACAAAAACTGGATGCCCAAGGGCATGGTGTATTCCTTTCTGTTTGCTTTCCTTGGCTGCGGCATTGCCGCCACGGTCTTTGGTCTGCTGCTACCGGGCGGCACACTGAGAACGGTGCTGACTGTCGCGTTTGCGGTGATCGCGTTCGTCTTCTGCGGCCTAACCGTCTGGGCCGCCCAAATGTACCGCGCCTTTGATTACAACGGAAAACGCCAGATGGCCCGGCAGATCATCGAGGGCACGGCAGCCTGTGTGAAGCTGCCGGAGGGCGGCAAGGTGCTGGACGTGGGCTGCGGCAGCGGTGCTCTGGGTATCGCTGTGGGCAAGCGGAATCCCAAAGCCGAGATCATCGGCATCGACCGCTGGGGCAAGGAGTACGCTTCTTTCAGCAAAGCACTGTGCGAAAGCAACGCCAAAGCCGAGGGCGTCAGCCGGATCACCTTTCAGCAAGGTGACGCTACCCATCTGGATTTCCCGGACGAGACCTTTGACGCCGTGGTGAGCAATTATGTGTATCACAACATCCCGGGCGATCGGCAGCAATACCTTCTGGAAACCCTGCGCACTCTGAAAAAGGGCGGCACTTTCGCCCTGCACGACATCTTCTCCAAATCCAGGTACGGTGATATGCAGGCCTTTGTGAAGAAACTCCGTGACACGGGTTACAGCCAGGTGGAGCTGATCGACACGACGGACGGCAGGTTCATGAAGAAGTCCGAAGCCGCATGGATGGCGCTCAGCGGCTCCGCGCTGCTGACCGGCAGAAAGTGA
- a CDS encoding class I SAM-dependent methyltransferase gives MGLFKKFVSQTRKPEGFLGKVMLSGMNSGHAAMADWGFSHLPPITPEKAVDLGCGGGRNAGELLKKYPKAHVTAIDYSELSVEKAKAFNHAAIAAGRCEVRQGDVSELHLPDSSFDLATAFETVYFWPGLERCFAQVARILKSGGVFMICNESDGTDATGKKYEGIIDGMTCYTAEQLEAALKAAGFSEVTCDHHPSKPWITVIAKK, from the coding sequence ATGGGACTGTTCAAGAAGTTTGTCAGCCAGACAAGGAAGCCGGAAGGTTTTCTTGGAAAAGTGATGCTGAGCGGCATGAACTCCGGTCATGCCGCCATGGCCGACTGGGGCTTTTCCCACCTGCCGCCCATCACGCCTGAGAAGGCTGTAGACCTGGGCTGCGGCGGCGGACGCAATGCCGGGGAGCTGCTGAAGAAGTATCCAAAGGCGCATGTGACAGCCATCGACTATTCCGAACTGTCCGTGGAAAAGGCGAAGGCCTTCAACCATGCGGCGATTGCTGCGGGTCGCTGCGAGGTGCGGCAGGGCGACGTGTCCGAACTTCATCTTCCGGACAGTTCCTTCGATCTGGCGACCGCCTTTGAGACGGTTTACTTCTGGCCGGGGCTGGAGAGGTGTTTCGCCCAGGTTGCCCGGATCCTGAAGTCGGGCGGTGTCTTCATGATCTGCAACGAATCGGACGGCACGGATGCCACGGGAAAGAAATACGAGGGCATCATCGACGGCATGACCTGCTACACGGCGGAGCAGCTTGAAGCAGCGCTGAAAGCGGCTGGCTTTTCCGAAGTGACCTGTGATCATCATCCGTCGAAGCCGTGGATCACTGTCATTGCGAAAAAGTAA
- a CDS encoding L-2-amino-thiazoline-4-carboxylic acid hydrolase, whose translation MKKYEPEALVASSRYRVYFPTLPVEIQRDVYSRMRVLLEEEKRWCDKGNYKHIAQILTSIALYEVLQQHGKAEEEAFRIVSTEMWKQLTPDTYRKLARHSWFLPVMKKILPFGFRHGSGAGWRYEWHLDTDPQDRFHFECRECLYRHIFEERGLMKLGAMFCHSDVINFGNLPYTDFKRTKTLCQGGDCCDFDFVRHETDAGDGWERTKSI comes from the coding sequence ATGAAAAAGTATGAACCGGAAGCCCTGGTGGCCAGCAGTCGGTACCGAGTCTATTTCCCAACGCTGCCGGTGGAAATCCAGCGGGATGTATACAGCCGCATGCGTGTGCTGCTGGAAGAGGAAAAGCGCTGGTGCGACAAAGGCAACTATAAGCATATCGCCCAGATCCTCACGTCCATCGCGCTGTATGAGGTGCTGCAGCAGCACGGAAAGGCTGAGGAGGAAGCCTTCCGGATCGTCTCCACCGAGATGTGGAAGCAGCTGACGCCGGATACCTACCGGAAACTGGCACGGCACAGTTGGTTTTTGCCGGTGATGAAAAAAATCCTGCCCTTCGGTTTCCGGCATGGCAGCGGCGCCGGCTGGCGCTATGAATGGCACCTGGATACCGATCCCCAAGACCGCTTTCATTTTGAGTGCAGGGAGTGCCTTTACCGGCACATCTTCGAGGAGCGCGGCCTGATGAAGCTGGGGGCCATGTTCTGCCATTCCGACGTGATCAACTTCGGGAACCTGCCCTACACGGATTTCAAGCGGACGAAGACCCTCTGTCAGGGCGGAGACTGCTGCGACTTTGACTTTGTCCGCCACGAAACCGATGCCGGGGACGGCTGGGAAAGAACAAAAAGTATTTGA